From Solidesulfovibrio carbinoliphilus subsp. oakridgensis, the proteins below share one genomic window:
- the upp gene encoding uracil phosphoribosyltransferase, translating into MPVTVVDHPLVRHKLGLLRENGISTKDFRELAGEVARLLTYEATKSLKTEKISINGWAGPLEVDRIAGKKITVVPILRAGLGMMDGVLDMIPGAKVSVVGMYRNEETLEPVRYYVKLAKKIHKRRAMILDPMLATGGTLIATINLLKEAGCRHIMGLFLVSAPEGLARLEREHPDVMVYTAAIDDHLNENGYIIPGLGDAGDKIFGTK; encoded by the coding sequence ATGCCCGTCACCGTCGTCGACCATCCCCTGGTGCGCCACAAGCTCGGCCTGCTCCGCGAAAACGGCATCAGCACCAAGGATTTTCGCGAGCTGGCCGGCGAGGTCGCCCGACTGCTCACCTACGAAGCCACCAAGTCCTTGAAGACCGAAAAAATTTCCATCAACGGCTGGGCCGGGCCCCTCGAAGTGGACCGCATCGCGGGCAAGAAGATCACCGTCGTCCCCATCCTGCGCGCCGGACTCGGCATGATGGACGGCGTCCTCGACATGATCCCCGGCGCCAAGGTCAGCGTGGTCGGCATGTACAGAAACGAGGAGACCCTCGAACCCGTGCGCTATTACGTCAAGCTCGCCAAGAAGATCCACAAGCGCCGGGCCATGATCCTTGACCCCATGCTGGCCACCGGCGGCACGCTCATCGCCACCATCAATCTCCTCAAGGAAGCCGGCTGCCGCCACATCATGGGCCTCTTTCTCGTCAGCGCCCCCGAAGGCCTGGCCCGCCTGGAACGCGAGCACCCCGACGTCATGGTCTATACCGCCGCCATCGACGACCACCTGAACGAGAACGGCTATATCATCCCCGGCCTCGGCGACGCCGGCGACAAGATTTTCGGCACCAAGTAA
- a CDS encoding MarR family winged helix-turn-helix transcriptional regulator, with the protein MDNTFFFDMDNAVGYAIGHAAARLKIGLRRVFVAAGHDVTPEQWVVLYRLYESQGLTQCGLGERTVKDKTTITRILDRLEGKGLVARRRDAADRRSQRIFLTPAGAALVEALVPLVRRYAAEAFADVPPDDRRTLARILGNIETRLDAMLEPKDLP; encoded by the coding sequence ATGGACAATACGTTTTTCTTCGACATGGACAACGCCGTGGGCTACGCCATCGGCCATGCGGCCGCGCGCCTGAAAATCGGGCTGCGCCGGGTGTTTGTGGCCGCCGGCCACGACGTGACCCCCGAGCAGTGGGTGGTCCTCTACCGGCTCTACGAAAGCCAGGGCCTGACCCAGTGCGGGCTCGGGGAGCGCACGGTCAAGGACAAGACCACCATCACCCGCATCCTGGACCGTCTGGAAGGCAAGGGTCTCGTCGCCCGCCGGCGCGACGCCGCGGACCGGCGCAGCCAGCGCATCTTCCTGACCCCGGCCGGCGCGGCCCTGGTCGAGGCCCTCGTGCCGCTGGTGCGGCGCTACGCGGCCGAAGCCTTTGCCGACGTGCCACCGGACGACCGCCGGACCCTGGCCCGCATCCTCGGGAACATCGAAACCCGCCTGGACGCCATGCTCGAACCAAAGGACCTCCCATGA
- a CDS encoding iron-containing alcohol dehydrogenase, translating into MGGWEGKVDIHRIFVLQPTRPQTFFGVGALARLDGILAGLAAAGRDKVLLVTDTVAYRASGAWDTVRPMLERHVAWEHFDGVRPNPTYANCEAAAALGRELGATAVLAIGGGSALDTAKTAAVLLVHPRKKASDFYEKGAPVTGALPLVAVNTSHGTGSEVGAFAVAQSDGEEKPAIRSPHLYPVQTIEDPALTVSLPVKLTVSTAMDALCHALEAATAVTASPYSITLAREAVRLVAAFLPTAIVQPGNLAARYWLMYASAIAGMSFDLGLLHVTHALEHAMSALNADIPHGEGLGILLPAVLREIYPAAPEVLADILAPIAPGLAGRPGEAETAVARVREWLAAIGQPATMGAYFTGVDVPALTRMAMKSSLAKMLLPLAPIRVDCGVVERIFQHSL; encoded by the coding sequence ATGGGTGGCTGGGAAGGAAAAGTCGACATCCACCGGATATTTGTCCTGCAACCGACCCGGCCGCAGACGTTTTTCGGCGTGGGAGCGCTCGCCCGGCTCGACGGCATCCTGGCCGGACTGGCCGCCGCCGGCCGGGACAAGGTGCTCCTGGTCACCGACACCGTGGCCTACCGGGCCAGCGGCGCCTGGGACACGGTCCGGCCCATGCTCGAACGCCACGTGGCCTGGGAGCACTTCGACGGGGTGCGCCCCAATCCCACCTACGCCAACTGCGAGGCCGCGGCCGCCCTCGGCCGGGAACTCGGGGCCACGGCGGTCCTGGCCATCGGCGGCGGCAGCGCCCTGGACACGGCCAAGACGGCGGCCGTGCTCCTGGTCCATCCCCGCAAAAAAGCCTCGGATTTCTACGAAAAAGGGGCGCCCGTCACCGGGGCCCTGCCGCTGGTCGCGGTCAACACCTCCCACGGCACGGGCTCGGAGGTCGGGGCCTTTGCCGTGGCCCAGTCCGACGGCGAGGAAAAGCCGGCCATCCGTTCGCCCCACCTCTACCCGGTCCAGACCATCGAGGACCCGGCCCTCACCGTCTCCCTGCCGGTCAAACTGACCGTGTCCACGGCCATGGACGCCCTGTGCCACGCCCTGGAGGCGGCCACGGCCGTGACCGCCTCGCCCTACTCCATCACCCTGGCCCGGGAAGCCGTGCGGCTGGTAGCCGCCTTTCTGCCGACGGCCATCGTCCAGCCAGGTAACCTCGCCGCCCGCTACTGGCTCATGTACGCCTCGGCCATCGCCGGCATGAGCTTCGACCTCGGCCTTTTGCACGTCACCCACGCCCTGGAACACGCCATGAGCGCGCTCAATGCCGACATCCCCCACGGCGAGGGCCTCGGCATCCTCCTGCCGGCCGTCTTGCGTGAAATCTATCCGGCCGCGCCCGAGGTCCTGGCCGACATCCTGGCCCCCATCGCGCCGGGCCTGGCCGGCCGGCCGGGCGAGGCCGAGACCGCCGTGGCCCGGGTCCGGGAATGGTTGGCGGCCATCGGCCAGCCGGCGACCATGGGGGCCTATTTCACGGGCGTGGACGTGCCGGCGCTGACGCGCATGGCCATGAAGTCCTCGCTGGCGAAAATGCTCTTGCCCCTGGCCCCCATCCGCGTGGACTGCGGCGTGGTGGAGCGGATCTTCCAGCATTCGCTCTAA
- a CDS encoding ATP-binding protein: MPHPFSFRPGSVREPSLRVWLTAPFLVLMLASAGLVGWLGLTGGREAVLDVAGQLRAEVLFRVRQTLAAYLSVPPEVNALNAQALGRGLLVPEDPRNAARFFATVVEANPSIAYSFYGDAAGEFYGARRLAAGEVQIVRAGRETGGDSFNFAVTPDGDVGDLRQVYRNFDPRTRPWYKAGASAHGPAWTPVYRHFALGVPTVTACLPAYAPDGALRGVFGVDYPLTRIHDFLRTIKVGRSGEVYLLERSGALLAASSAGLETSMVAGPDGTFALAPAGASGLPMLEAAVAHLAGRPGGLAGIRGEVLAQVQGEGGDLYLLAEPFSDGRGLDWLMVAVAPASDFMGRIDAGARQTVAVGLLGLAAAAAAGIVVSRRISRPVERLAEAADAISLGRWDLPVPAPHSRELRRLAEAFARMTGQLRQALAGLTEQHAVIAGQNRTLEARVAARTAELTHMHRRLRAIFDAIPGYVHVVDRDLKVVDAGDKLLRAMNLSREAVLGRPCHEVFRGLDAACDCCHLAGDAAEAGGCARPSTPEEEALLGMPFLAYSAPIVGEDGRVWGHIECLMDVSRLREAERKLAAAKEEAEEANRAKSDFLAKMSHDIRTPLNSIIGLTDITLQSRVPADVRDNLAHVLEAARSLLELVGDLLDFSRAEAKGLTLKEEDFSLARLLAVVVRSFTAQARFKGVKLRLRQDRACPRVVRGDPARLRQILANLVGNALKFTEHGQVALRVEPAARPAALGPAGPGADGAAVWLRFTVADTGLGIAAEALATIFEPFRQASGDIAARFGGSGLGLAICRQMVDLMGGVIEVASTPGEGSVFAFTVPLAPGDPAKAAALAPPARSLDVLRQDQRPMHLLLAEDNPMNVKLAKALLARLGHRLTVAGSGREAIARLAAESFDAVLMDVEMPEMDGIEATRRIRAGEAGAGRSGTPIVAMTAHALSTFMERCRQAGVDAFVAKPVDFGQLADVLRAIACRDGSAAPPQPDPVRRAEAIARLDGDTGLYGELCRIFCDETPLYRERLAAALAARDMAALGQAAHSIKNSCGAVGAGGCRALADELAALAAAGDLAGLRPVVETLDRELARVAASLAGGPAHA, translated from the coding sequence ATGCCGCATCCGTTTTCCTTCAGGCCCGGGTCTGTCCGGGAGCCTTCCCTGCGGGTGTGGCTGACGGCTCCTTTCCTTGTCCTCATGCTGGCCAGCGCCGGGCTGGTGGGGTGGCTCGGGCTGACGGGCGGCCGGGAAGCGGTGCTGGACGTGGCCGGCCAGTTGCGGGCCGAGGTCCTGTTCCGGGTCCGCCAGACGCTGGCCGCCTACCTTTCCGTGCCGCCGGAGGTCAACGCCCTGAACGCCCAGGCCCTGGGGCGCGGCCTGCTCGTCCCTGAAGACCCGCGCAACGCCGCGCGGTTTTTCGCCACCGTGGTCGAGGCCAATCCGTCCATCGCCTACAGCTTTTACGGCGACGCCGCGGGCGAATTTTACGGCGCCAGACGTCTGGCCGCCGGCGAGGTCCAGATTGTCCGGGCCGGCCGGGAGACCGGCGGGGATTCCTTCAATTTCGCGGTCACGCCCGACGGCGACGTCGGGGACCTGCGGCAGGTCTACAGGAATTTCGACCCGCGCACCCGCCCCTGGTACAAGGCCGGCGCGTCCGCCCACGGTCCGGCCTGGACCCCGGTCTACCGGCACTTCGCCCTGGGCGTGCCGACCGTCACGGCCTGCCTGCCGGCCTATGCCCCGGACGGGGCGCTCCGGGGCGTTTTCGGCGTGGACTATCCCCTCACCCGCATCCACGACTTCCTGCGGACCATCAAGGTCGGCAGAAGCGGCGAGGTCTATCTCCTCGAACGCTCGGGCGCGCTTCTGGCCGCCTCCTCGGCCGGCCTCGAGACGAGCATGGTCGCCGGTCCGGACGGCACGTTCGCCCTGGCCCCGGCCGGAGCCTCGGGACTGCCCATGCTGGAGGCGGCCGTGGCCCACCTGGCCGGCCGGCCCGGCGGCCTGGCCGGCATCCGGGGCGAGGTCCTGGCCCAGGTGCAGGGGGAGGGCGGCGACCTCTACCTGCTGGCCGAACCGTTCTCCGACGGCCGTGGCCTCGACTGGCTCATGGTGGCCGTGGCCCCGGCCTCGGATTTCATGGGCCGCATCGATGCCGGGGCGCGCCAGACCGTGGCCGTGGGACTGCTCGGCCTGGCCGCGGCGGCCGCCGCCGGCATCGTCGTGTCCCGGCGGATTTCCCGGCCGGTGGAGCGGCTGGCCGAGGCGGCCGACGCCATTTCGCTCGGCCGGTGGGACCTGCCCGTGCCCGCGCCCCACAGCCGGGAACTGCGCCGGCTGGCCGAGGCCTTTGCCCGGATGACCGGACAGCTCCGGCAGGCGCTCGCCGGCCTGACCGAACAGCATGCGGTCATTGCCGGGCAAAACAGGACCCTCGAGGCCCGGGTGGCCGCCCGCACGGCCGAGCTGACCCACATGCACCGCCGCTTGCGGGCCATTTTCGACGCAATCCCCGGCTACGTCCACGTGGTCGACCGGGACCTCAAGGTGGTGGACGCCGGGGACAAGCTCCTGCGGGCCATGAACCTGTCCCGCGAGGCGGTCCTCGGCCGGCCCTGCCACGAGGTCTTCCGGGGCCTGGACGCGGCCTGCGACTGCTGCCACCTGGCCGGGGACGCGGCCGAGGCCGGTGGCTGCGCCCGCCCCTCCACGCCGGAGGAGGAAGCCCTGCTCGGCATGCCGTTTCTGGCCTACAGCGCCCCTATCGTCGGCGAGGACGGCCGGGTCTGGGGCCATATCGAATGTCTCATGGACGTGAGTCGGCTGCGGGAAGCCGAACGGAAGCTCGCCGCCGCCAAGGAGGAGGCCGAGGAGGCCAACCGGGCCAAGTCCGATTTTCTGGCCAAGATGAGCCACGACATCCGCACCCCGCTCAATTCCATCATTGGCCTCACCGACATCACCCTCCAGTCGCGGGTGCCGGCCGATGTCCGGGACAATCTGGCCCACGTGCTGGAAGCGGCTCGCAGCCTGCTCGAACTGGTCGGCGACCTGCTCGATTTCTCCCGGGCCGAGGCCAAGGGCCTGACCCTCAAGGAGGAGGACTTCTCCCTGGCCCGGCTCCTGGCCGTGGTCGTGCGCTCCTTCACAGCCCAGGCCCGGTTCAAGGGAGTCAAGCTGCGCCTGCGCCAGGACCGGGCCTGTCCCCGGGTGGTTCGGGGGGATCCGGCCCGGCTGCGCCAGATCCTGGCCAATCTGGTCGGCAATGCGCTCAAATTCACGGAGCACGGCCAGGTCGCCCTCCGGGTGGAGCCGGCCGCCCGGCCGGCGGCCCTGGGCCCCGCCGGCCCGGGAGCCGACGGGGCGGCCGTGTGGCTGCGCTTCACCGTGGCCGACACCGGTCTTGGCATTGCGGCCGAGGCCCTTGCCACCATTTTCGAGCCCTTCCGGCAGGCCAGCGGCGACATCGCGGCCCGTTTCGGCGGTTCGGGCCTGGGGCTGGCCATCTGCCGGCAGATGGTCGACCTCATGGGCGGCGTCATCGAGGTGGCGAGCACCCCGGGGGAGGGGAGCGTCTTCGCCTTCACCGTGCCCCTGGCCCCGGGCGATCCGGCCAAAGCCGCGGCCCTGGCCCCGCCGGCCCGCAGCCTCGACGTCCTGCGCCAGGACCAGCGGCCCATGCATCTGCTCCTGGCCGAGGACAATCCCATGAACGTCAAGCTGGCCAAGGCCCTGCTGGCGCGCCTCGGGCACCGGCTGACCGTGGCCGGCTCGGGCCGCGAAGCCATCGCCCGCCTGGCCGCCGAATCCTTCGACGCCGTGCTCATGGACGTGGAGATGCCGGAAATGGACGGCATCGAGGCCACCCGGCGCATCCGGGCCGGCGAGGCCGGAGCCGGCCGAAGCGGCACGCCCATCGTGGCCATGACCGCCCACGCCCTCTCCACCTTCATGGAACGGTGCCGGCAGGCCGGCGTGGACGCCTTCGTGGCCAAACCCGTGGATTTCGGCCAACTCGCCGACGTGCTCCGGGCCATTGCCTGCCGCGACGGGAGTGCTGCGCCGCCCCAGCCCGATCCCGTGCGCCGGGCCGAAGCCATTGCCCGCCTCGACGGGGACACCGGCCTTTACGGCGAACTGTGCCGGATTTTCTGCGACGAAACCCCGCTCTACCGCGAGCGTCTGGCCGCGGCCCTGGCGGCCCGGGACATGGCGGCCCTCGGCCAGGCGGCCCATTCCATCAAGAACAGCTGCGGCGCCGTCGGCGCGGGCGGTTGCCGGGCCCTGGCCGACGAGCTGGCCGCCCTGGCCGCGGCCGGCGATCTGGCCGGGCTGCGGCCCGTGGTCGAGACCCTGGACCGGGAGCTGGCCCGGGTGGCCGCCTCCCTGGCCGGGGGCCCTGCCCACGCCTAG
- a CDS encoding DHA2 family efflux MFS transporter permease subunit — translation MAEQAPNKWLITLAVMVPTLIEILDTSIANVALGHIQGSLSAGQDEVTWVLTSYLVSNAIVIPISGFLSKLFGRRNYLLLSVAVFTIASMLCGLATSLGMLIFFRIVQGIGGGGLQPMSQAILLEAYPPHERGLAMAIFAMGAVLGPILGPLLGGYITDNYSWRWIFNINVPVGIAAIGLIWLYIKDPGYLVRRKAGDTVDYIGLALLSVGLGCLQIVLDKGQQDDWFNSDAILALTVVAAVCLGAFLVWELRTKAPIVDLTVFRDRSFATGNVVMFFGYFAFFGAIVLLPLYLQNLMGYTAFLSGVVLGPGGLIMLLVLPVVGKMTQKIDARYLLFVGLLISAYSLFNMAGFTLGIDLGTAITARNIQAVGIAFFFVPLSYLTMAYIPKEGMNNASAVFNLLRNLGGSFGVAFITTLLARRAQFHQARLIENLTPYDLSYQTALEGIKAYLAPKVQGVYDVGQMAGAALYKLMLQQANAMAFYDVFHAQGMLFLGLAALMWIMKKPPMGSKMPEGLH, via the coding sequence ATGGCGGAACAAGCGCCCAACAAATGGCTCATCACCCTGGCGGTGATGGTCCCGACCCTGATCGAGATCCTCGACACCTCCATCGCCAACGTGGCCCTGGGGCACATCCAGGGGAGCCTGTCCGCCGGCCAGGACGAGGTGACCTGGGTGCTCACCTCCTATCTCGTCTCCAACGCCATCGTCATCCCCATAAGCGGCTTTCTGTCCAAGCTCTTCGGCCGGCGCAATTACCTGCTCCTCTCGGTTGCGGTCTTCACCATCGCCTCCATGCTGTGCGGACTGGCCACCAGCCTTGGCATGCTGATCTTTTTCCGCATCGTCCAGGGGATCGGCGGCGGCGGGCTCCAACCCATGTCCCAGGCCATTTTGCTCGAAGCCTACCCGCCGCACGAGCGCGGGCTGGCCATGGCCATCTTCGCCATGGGCGCGGTCCTCGGGCCCATCCTCGGGCCGCTTCTCGGCGGCTACATCACGGACAACTATTCCTGGCGCTGGATATTCAACATCAACGTGCCGGTCGGCATCGCGGCCATCGGGCTCATCTGGCTCTACATCAAGGACCCGGGCTACCTGGTCCGGCGAAAGGCCGGCGACACGGTCGACTACATCGGCCTGGCCCTTTTGAGTGTGGGCCTTGGCTGCCTGCAGATCGTGCTCGACAAGGGCCAGCAGGACGACTGGTTCAATTCCGACGCCATCCTGGCTCTGACCGTGGTCGCGGCCGTGTGCCTCGGCGCCTTTCTCGTCTGGGAGCTGCGCACCAAGGCGCCCATCGTGGACCTGACCGTCTTTCGGGACCGCAGTTTCGCCACGGGCAACGTGGTCATGTTTTTCGGCTATTTCGCCTTTTTCGGGGCCATTGTCCTCCTGCCCCTCTATCTGCAAAACCTGATGGGCTACACGGCCTTTCTCTCCGGCGTGGTCCTTGGCCCGGGCGGGCTCATCATGCTGCTGGTCCTCCCCGTGGTCGGCAAGATGACCCAGAAGATCGACGCCCGGTACCTGCTGTTCGTGGGCCTGCTCATAAGCGCCTATTCGCTTTTTAACATGGCCGGCTTCACCCTCGGCATCGACCTCGGCACGGCCATCACGGCCCGCAACATCCAGGCGGTCGGCATCGCCTTTTTCTTCGTGCCGCTCTCCTACCTGACCATGGCCTACATCCCCAAGGAGGGCATGAACAACGCCTCGGCCGTCTTCAACCTGCTGCGAAACCTCGGCGGCTCCTTCGGCGTGGCCTTCATCACCACCCTCTTGGCCCGCCGGGCCCAGTTCCACCAGGCCCGGCTGATCGAGAACCTGACGCCCTACGACCTGTCCTACCAGACGGCGCTTGAGGGCATCAAAGCCTATCTGGCGCCCAAGGTCCAGGGGGTCTACGACGTCGGCCAGATGGCCGGGGCGGCCCTCTACAAGCTCATGCTCCAGCAGGCCAACGCCATGGCCTTCTACGACGTGTTCCACGCCCAGGGGATGCTTTTCCTCGGCTTGGCCGCGCTCATGTGGATCATGAAAAAACCGCCCATGGGCTCCAAGATGCCCGAAGGCCTGCATTAG
- a CDS encoding Nramp family divalent metal transporter: MEFVRRFMAAVSDMARLRDHPRPRLTALEIFKYVGPGLLVTVGFIDPGNWASNVAAGSDFGYTLLWMVTLSTVMLIILQHNAAHLGIATGLCLSEAAMKHLPRPVAVSALGTAVAASVSTALAELLGGAIALRMLFGLPLAVGTLLTLVVVLWMLFSKSYRRLERYIIGFVSLIGLSFIFELSLVHLDWPAALAGWVTPSLPDGSLPVVMSVLGAVVMPHNLFLHSEIIQSRQWNLDEPAMIKRQLKYEYLDTLFSMLVGFCINSAMILLAASAFFSHGVSVGELEQAKALLSPLLGPSAGLVFAVSLLLAGVASSVTAGMAGGSIFAGIFGEPYDIHDSHSRLGVVITLVGAAVCILFVGDPLKGLIYSQIALSIQLPITILLQIGLTSRRSVMGSYVNRPFTTGVLAVVAAVVIALNIMLLVDTLA; encoded by the coding sequence ATGGAGTTTGTGCGGCGTTTCATGGCGGCCGTGTCGGACATGGCCCGGCTGCGGGACCATCCCCGGCCCCGGCTGACGGCGCTTGAGATCTTCAAGTACGTGGGCCCGGGCCTGCTCGTCACGGTGGGATTCATCGACCCGGGCAACTGGGCCTCCAACGTGGCCGCCGGGTCGGATTTCGGCTACACGCTCCTGTGGATGGTCACGCTTTCGACCGTCATGCTGATCATCCTGCAGCACAACGCGGCCCACCTCGGCATCGCGACCGGCCTTTGCCTGTCCGAGGCGGCCATGAAGCACCTGCCGCGGCCGGTGGCGGTCTCGGCCCTCGGCACGGCGGTCGCCGCCTCGGTGTCCACGGCCCTGGCCGAGCTTTTGGGCGGAGCCATCGCGCTTCGCATGCTCTTTGGCTTGCCGCTGGCCGTGGGCACGCTCCTGACCCTGGTCGTGGTCCTGTGGATGCTTTTTTCCAAGTCCTACCGCCGGCTCGAACGCTACATCATCGGGTTCGTGTCGCTCATCGGGTTGTCCTTTATTTTCGAGCTGTCCCTCGTGCACCTCGACTGGCCCGCCGCGCTTGCGGGCTGGGTGACCCCAAGTTTGCCGGACGGGTCCCTGCCCGTGGTCATGAGCGTCCTTGGGGCGGTGGTCATGCCGCACAACCTCTTTCTGCACTCCGAGATCATCCAGAGCCGGCAGTGGAACCTGGACGAGCCGGCGATGATCAAGCGCCAGCTCAAATACGAGTATCTGGACACGCTCTTTTCCATGCTGGTCGGGTTTTGCATCAACAGCGCCATGATCTTGCTCGCCGCGTCCGCCTTTTTCAGCCACGGCGTGTCGGTGGGGGAGCTGGAGCAGGCCAAGGCGCTTCTCTCGCCGCTGCTTGGCCCGTCGGCCGGACTGGTCTTCGCCGTAAGCCTGCTTTTGGCCGGCGTGGCCTCGAGCGTCACGGCCGGCATGGCCGGAGGCAGCATCTTCGCCGGCATCTTCGGCGAGCCCTACGACATCCACGACAGCCACTCGCGCCTCGGCGTGGTCATCACCCTGGTCGGCGCGGCCGTGTGCATCCTTTTCGTGGGCGATCCGCTCAAGGGGCTCATCTATTCCCAGATCGCCCTGTCGATCCAGCTGCCCATCACCATCCTGCTCCAGATCGGGCTGACCTCGCGCCGGTCGGTCATGGGCAGCTACGTCAACCGGCCCTTCACCACCGGGGTGCTGGCCGTGGTCGCGGCCGTGGTCATCGCCCTCAACATCATGCTCCTGGTCGACACCCTGGCCTGA
- a CDS encoding lytic transglycosylase domain-containing protein gives MPRRFLPALLSGALFLLPFPADAYTLYGYEDDYGLVHLSEEKLDAHYVLLYEGPSDPHLGFPAIRKKLRDLGAVSQNRKDDWIRDATRDYARMATAPLGPSGFPPVIESGPLLDLVRNKSRIYGLAPELLYAVIEQESRFSASAVSPKGAAGLMQLMPDTQATYGVADPFDPERNVTTGAKFLRALISRFGDIQLALAAYNAGPETVARSGGIPNIAETRTYVARIMTRFAMLQESHPGLAPKAPPAKAKAKSKPGKKEVRRPVRPGPAS, from the coding sequence ATGCCAAGACGTTTTCTCCCGGCCCTGCTGTCCGGGGCCCTCTTTCTGCTGCCTTTCCCCGCCGACGCCTACACCCTGTACGGCTACGAGGACGACTACGGCCTCGTGCACCTGAGTGAGGAAAAGCTCGACGCGCACTACGTCCTCCTCTACGAGGGGCCGTCGGACCCGCACCTCGGTTTCCCGGCCATCAGGAAAAAGCTCCGGGACCTTGGCGCGGTTTCCCAAAACCGCAAGGACGACTGGATCCGCGACGCGACCCGGGACTACGCCCGCATGGCCACGGCCCCGCTCGGTCCCTCGGGCTTTCCCCCGGTCATCGAGTCCGGGCCGCTCCTGGACCTGGTCCGGAACAAGAGCCGGATCTACGGCCTGGCTCCGGAACTCCTCTACGCGGTCATCGAGCAGGAGTCGCGGTTCTCGGCCTCGGCCGTCTCGCCCAAGGGCGCGGCCGGCCTCATGCAGCTCATGCCCGACACCCAGGCCACCTACGGCGTGGCCGACCCCTTCGACCCGGAGCGCAACGTCACCACCGGCGCCAAGTTCCTTCGCGCGCTCATCAGCCGCTTCGGCGACATCCAGCTGGCTCTGGCCGCCTACAATGCCGGGCCCGAAACCGTGGCCCGCTCCGGCGGCATCCCCAACATCGCCGAGACCCGCACCTACGTGGCCCGCATCATGACCCGCTTCGCCATGCTCCAGGAAAGCCACCCCGGGCTCGCGCCCAAAGCGCCGCCCGCCAAGGCCAAAGCCAAGTCCAAACCCGGAAAGAAGGAGGTCCGGCGGCCGGTCCGTCCCGGGCCGGCGTCTTAG
- a CDS encoding HlyD family secretion protein — protein sequence MKPFFRPKHKPEGASSKKKQAAILVAAVLALAGFGYYLYTRSLISTDDAFVDGRVHPITPRVAGYVNAVPVEDNQLVAAGDVLVVLDPTDNAVALAQAKADLASAEAQLAAQELGVPLQLSQTSSKVTAAKAQLESEQRSFDQAVKERDAAVQEADQIQTQLDQDKLDYTRISQLRGKGVVSQSDLDTIENKRRGHEAQLRAARAKAEGAGRRLESITADIKRLRSEITLAETGQDQAVIQDKEAAAQRARVELAREKVRQAELNLTYTRILAPVAGHVTKKQIESGRLVAAGQSLMTLVPLTASELWVTANYKETQLKNVQPGQRVTMEVDTYPGRDITGRVESIMAGTGSVFSLFPTENASGNYVKIVQRIPVKIVFDKENGDLPNLRLGMSVVPTIHTD from the coding sequence ATGAAGCCGTTTTTCCGCCCCAAGCACAAGCCCGAGGGGGCCTCGTCCAAGAAGAAGCAGGCGGCGATCCTGGTCGCGGCCGTCCTGGCCCTGGCGGGCTTCGGCTACTACCTCTATACGAGAAGCCTCATTTCCACCGACGACGCCTTCGTCGACGGCCGGGTCCACCCCATCACCCCGCGGGTGGCCGGCTACGTCAACGCGGTGCCGGTGGAGGACAACCAGCTCGTGGCCGCCGGGGACGTGCTGGTCGTCCTCGACCCGACCGACAACGCCGTGGCCCTGGCCCAGGCCAAGGCCGACCTGGCCTCGGCCGAGGCCCAGCTCGCGGCCCAGGAGCTCGGCGTGCCGCTCCAGCTGTCCCAGACCTCCTCCAAGGTGACCGCGGCCAAGGCCCAGCTCGAAAGCGAGCAGCGCAGCTTCGACCAGGCCGTCAAGGAACGCGACGCCGCCGTCCAGGAGGCGGACCAAATCCAGACCCAACTCGACCAGGACAAGCTCGATTACACCCGCATCAGCCAGTTGCGCGGCAAGGGCGTGGTCTCCCAGTCCGACCTGGATACCATCGAAAACAAGCGCCGGGGCCACGAGGCCCAGCTGCGGGCCGCCCGGGCCAAGGCCGAGGGCGCGGGCCGGCGGCTCGAATCCATCACCGCCGACATCAAGCGGCTGCGCTCGGAGATCACCCTGGCCGAAACCGGCCAGGACCAGGCCGTCATCCAGGACAAGGAGGCCGCGGCCCAGCGCGCCCGGGTGGAACTGGCCCGGGAAAAGGTCCGGCAGGCCGAACTCAACCTGACCTACACCAGGATCCTGGCCCCGGTGGCCGGGCACGTGACCAAAAAGCAGATCGAGTCCGGCCGGCTGGTGGCGGCCGGCCAGTCGCTCATGACCCTCGTGCCGCTGACGGCCAGCGAACTGTGGGTCACGGCCAACTACAAGGAAACCCAGCTTAAAAACGTCCAACCCGGCCAGCGGGTCACCATGGAGGTGGACACCTATCCCGGCCGCGACATCACGGGCCGGGTGGAATCCATCATGGCCGGCACGGGGTCGGTCTTCTCGCTTTTCCCCACGGAAAACGCCTCGGGCAACTACGTGAAAATCGTGCAGCGCATTCCGGTCAAGATCGTCTTTGACAAGGAAAACGGCGACCTGCCGAACCTTCGCCTCGGCATGAGCGTGGTGCCGACCATCCATACCGACTAG